A window of Nitrospinota bacterium contains these coding sequences:
- a CDS encoding gamma-glutamyl-gamma-aminobutyrate hydrolase family protein produces the protein MRPTIGITADYAPTGHEEIGEPGKPFHFAKDDLVRAVASAGGVPFLVPCSADERVMKVYLEALDGLIFSGSGADIDPIHYGEDPHPALGRPNPDRLEFELKLARLALDGNLPLLGLCGGLQTLNVAAAGTLYQDISSQLPGAIQHRAESPPSNPAHPVSLDEGSRLQSIVGRSTLQVNSTHHQSVKEVGAAFAVCAVAPDGVVEAVEAPGERFVLGLQWHPEYLAAACPSSRAIFKAFVDAARAHAGR, from the coding sequence ATGCGCCCAACCATTGGTATCACGGCGGACTATGCTCCCACCGGCCACGAGGAGATCGGGGAGCCGGGCAAGCCGTTCCACTTCGCCAAAGACGATCTTGTGCGGGCTGTGGCATCGGCGGGGGGCGTTCCTTTTCTCGTTCCCTGCTCGGCCGACGAGAGAGTGATGAAGGTCTACCTTGAGGCGCTTGATGGGCTCATCTTTTCCGGGTCGGGGGCCGACATCGACCCTATCCACTATGGCGAAGATCCCCACCCGGCCCTGGGACGGCCCAACCCCGACCGGTTGGAATTTGAGCTCAAGCTCGCCCGCCTGGCCCTCGATGGAAACCTCCCGCTGTTGGGGCTTTGCGGTGGGCTCCAGACCCTCAACGTGGCCGCCGCCGGCACCCTTTACCAGGACATTTCCAGCCAGCTGCCCGGAGCAATTCAGCACAGGGCCGAGAGCCCGCCTTCAAATCCCGCCCACCCGGTGAGCCTGGATGAGGGGAGCCGCCTGCAAAGCATCGTAGGCAGGTCGACACTTCAGGTCAACTCGACCCACCACCAGTCGGTCAAGGAAGTGGGGGCTGCGTTCGCCGTCTGCGCAGTCGCCCCCGACGGGGTGGTGGAGGCGGTGGAGGCGCCGGGAGAGCGATTCGTCCTAGGCCTCCAGTGGCACCCTGAGTACCTGGCCGCCGCGTGCCCGTCCAGCCGGGCAATCTTCAAGGCCTTCGTGGACGCTGCCCGGGCACATGCGGGGCGCTAG
- the nagZ gene encoding beta-N-acetylhexosaminidase codes for MAPTPLSPRELPLEVVAGQCLMVGFPGTEPPDEFLGWIAKGHVGGIILFEQNVGEPAQVRSLCRELQAAAAEAPGALPLWIAVDQEGGWVVRLSEPFTVPPPAEELAQGGEEAVSRLARQVGRELRCVGINMNMAPVLDVNSNPANPVIAERAFSNDPHECARFGAAYIDGLQGAGCAGCGKHFPGHGDTSTDSHQVLPVVTHERERLEAVELVPFRAAAEAGVAAIMSAHILMPHIDREEVAPFSRPIIEGILRDELGYEGCVITDDLDMRAVADEHACEEAAVKSLRAGCDVALVCGTEDAAPRMHGALLEAVRGGDLSEERLREACGRVLAAKGRFAAPPDDDLSDVEAQLGLS; via the coding sequence ATGGCGCCAACACCTCTCTCCCCCAGGGAGCTCCCCCTGGAGGTGGTCGCCGGCCAGTGCCTGATGGTTGGCTTTCCAGGAACCGAGCCGCCAGATGAATTTTTGGGCTGGATTGCCAAGGGACATGTGGGCGGCATCATCCTATTCGAGCAAAACGTTGGCGAGCCGGCCCAGGTTCGAAGCCTCTGTCGGGAGCTCCAGGCGGCCGCCGCCGAGGCGCCCGGAGCCCTGCCTCTCTGGATCGCGGTTGATCAGGAAGGCGGCTGGGTCGTCAGGCTTTCAGAGCCCTTCACAGTTCCGCCCCCCGCCGAAGAGCTAGCCCAGGGCGGCGAGGAGGCCGTCTCGCGCCTCGCCCGCCAGGTGGGCCGGGAGCTACGCTGCGTTGGCATAAACATGAACATGGCCCCGGTCCTCGACGTCAACTCCAACCCCGCAAACCCCGTCATCGCTGAGCGCGCCTTCTCGAACGACCCGCATGAGTGCGCCCGTTTCGGGGCGGCCTACATCGATGGCCTGCAGGGGGCTGGGTGCGCAGGGTGCGGAAAGCACTTCCCGGGCCACGGCGACACATCCACCGACAGCCACCAGGTCCTCCCCGTGGTCACCCACGAACGAGAGCGGCTCGAGGCCGTGGAGCTGGTGCCTTTCCGGGCTGCCGCCGAGGCGGGAGTGGCCGCCATAATGTCGGCCCACATCCTAATGCCCCACATCGACCGAGAGGAGGTGGCCCCTTTCAGCCGGCCCATCATCGAGGGGATCCTCAGGGACGAGCTCGGCTACGAGGGGTGCGTCATCACCGATGATCTCGATATGAGGGCCGTGGCCGACGAGCACGCTTGCGAGGAGGCCGCCGTCAAGTCCCTGCGGGCGGGCTGTGACGTAGCCCTGGTCTGTGGGACCGAAGATGCCGCCCCTCGGATGCACGGAGCCCTCCTGGAGGCGGTTAGAGGCGGCGACCTCAGCGAGGAGCGCCTGCGGGAAGCATGCGGGCGGGTGCTGGCCGCCAAGGGCCGCTTCGCCGCGCCTCCCGACGATGACTTAAGCGACGTCGAGGCCCAGCTCGGACTCAGCTGA
- a CDS encoding KpsF/GutQ family sugar-phosphate isomerase, with translation MVLETGKRVLAAEGQAILNLIERLDERFVQAVEMLSECRGRLVITGMGKSGVIAKKIASTMASGGVPSLFLHPAEGVHGDLGMIAAGDVVVALSNTGETEELVALLPYIKRLGIGLIALTGNLASTLARRADVVLDVSVEAEACDIGPMPTVSTTAALAMGDALAVALIEKKGFRQDDFAILHPAAGLGRRLLTVGELMHTGDAIPRVLDSTPLKDIIYEISSKKLGTTTVVSKEGELLGIITDGDLRRLMEARDDLQLVVAKEFMTLHPKVIDRDALVTRALKVMEDHTITSLLIVDEAHRLEGLIHLHDILKAGIV, from the coding sequence ATGGTATTAGAGACGGGCAAGCGGGTGCTGGCCGCCGAGGGCCAGGCGATCCTCAACCTCATCGAAAGGCTGGATGAGCGCTTCGTCCAGGCCGTGGAGATGCTGAGCGAGTGCCGCGGCCGGCTGGTCATCACGGGCATGGGCAAGAGCGGCGTCATTGCCAAGAAAATCGCCTCGACGATGGCCAGCGGCGGCGTACCCTCGCTCTTTCTTCATCCTGCCGAGGGAGTCCACGGCGATCTGGGGATGATCGCCGCCGGTGACGTGGTCGTGGCGCTCTCCAACACCGGAGAGACCGAGGAGCTCGTGGCGCTTTTGCCATACATCAAGCGCCTCGGGATTGGGCTCATCGCCCTGACAGGCAACCTCGCCTCTACACTGGCCCGCCGGGCCGACGTCGTTCTCGATGTGAGCGTGGAGGCTGAGGCATGTGATATTGGACCCATGCCGACCGTTTCCACCACAGCGGCCCTGGCAATGGGAGATGCCCTGGCGGTGGCCTTGATCGAGAAGAAGGGATTTCGCCAGGACGACTTCGCTATCCTCCACCCGGCCGCAGGCCTGGGACGCCGCCTCCTGACCGTAGGCGAGCTCATGCACACCGGCGATGCCATCCCGCGGGTCCTCGATTCCACCCCCTTAAAAGACATCATCTACGAAATCTCGTCTAAGAAGCTCGGTACGACGACAGTCGTCAGCAAAGAGGGCGAGCTCCTGGGCATCATCACCGACGGGGACCTGAGAAGGCTGATGGAGGCCCGAGACGACCTCCAATTGGTAGTGGCGAAGGAGTTCATGACTCTTCATCCCAAGGTCATCGACAGAGACGCGCTGGTCACCCGCGCCCTCAAGGTCATGGAGGACCACACCATCACGTCCCTCCTCATCGTCGACGAGGCCCACCGCTTAGAGGGCCTCATCCACCTCCACGACATTCTCAAGGCGGGAATCGTCTGA
- a CDS encoding HAD hydrolase family protein, with protein sequence MPHERAAATRCIVMDVDGVLTDGRIIFATDGTELKCFDVKDGHGIVLAHRAGLETVLITGRRSAVVERRAEELGIKRVYQKIWDKVAKYEEVRAELGLEDAEVAFIGDDVVDVPLLRRVGLAIAVADAHDAVKAVAHYVTHRQGGRGAVREAIEFILKAQGRWAEAVAKYGLGQDD encoded by the coding sequence ATGCCCCACGAGCGCGCCGCAGCAACCCGCTGCATCGTGATGGATGTGGACGGGGTACTAACGGACGGCCGCATCATCTTCGCCACCGACGGAACCGAGCTCAAGTGCTTCGACGTCAAAGACGGCCACGGCATCGTGTTGGCCCACCGAGCGGGGCTGGAGACGGTTTTGATTACGGGGCGGCGCTCAGCCGTCGTGGAGCGGCGGGCCGAAGAGCTCGGCATCAAGCGGGTCTACCAGAAGATCTGGGACAAGGTTGCCAAATACGAGGAGGTGCGGGCCGAGCTTGGACTGGAAGACGCGGAGGTGGCCTTCATCGGTGACGACGTGGTGGACGTACCATTGCTTCGGCGGGTTGGCCTGGCTATCGCCGTGGCCGACGCCCACGACGCGGTCAAGGCAGTGGCCCACTACGTGACTCACCGGCAAGGGGGCCGGGGAGCGGTGCGCGAGGCCATCGAGTTCATCCTCAAGGCCCAGGGCCGGTGGGCCGAGGCCGTGGCCAAGTACGGCCTGGGCCAAGACGATTGA